Proteins from one Streptosporangium becharense genomic window:
- the glmS gene encoding glutamine--fructose-6-phosphate transaminase (isomerizing): MCGIVAYVGPKDAAPILLEGLQRLEYRGYDSAGLVVSNKGLKLRKVKGRVADLAAVVPARFKGGLGIGHTRWATHGAPSDVNAHPHLSGDERIAVVHNGIIENADELRVKLEADGAVFVSETDTEVLSHLIARTVKEADSLVEAVRVALKRVVGTYGVAVLDAERPGEVVVARNGSPIVLGIGEKEMFAASDVAALVRYTRQVVHLEDGEIAVLKADGFNTFASDARETAKEPLTVDWEAGHYDTGGYEHYLLKEISEQPETLARTLRGRLDDRFHIAHLGGLNMDARETRSFRRVKIIGCGSAYYSGQIGAQLIEELARIPADAEPASEFRYRGPVVEADTLYVAISQSGETYDTLAAVQELKRKGGRVLGIVNTVGSAIARECDGGVYLHAGPEVSVASTKAFTSTAVAFALLALHLGRVRDLSPADGRRICEGLRRLPDQIKEILALEPQIKELAEKYAEVPSMMFVGRVRGYPVAREGAQKLKEISYVHAEAYPASELKHGPLALIGPGMPTVAIVPDDELLDKNLTTLGEIRARGGRVLMVGHRAADPKLADDCVVVPRNEIELDPILLTIPLQLFAYHAAVALGRDVDKPRNLAKSVTVE, encoded by the coding sequence ATGTGCGGAATCGTGGCCTACGTCGGGCCGAAGGACGCGGCGCCCATCCTGCTGGAGGGGTTGCAGCGCCTTGAGTACCGGGGGTACGACTCGGCCGGGCTGGTGGTCTCCAACAAGGGCCTGAAGCTGCGCAAGGTCAAGGGCCGGGTGGCCGACCTGGCGGCGGTCGTGCCCGCGCGGTTCAAGGGCGGGTTGGGCATCGGCCACACCCGCTGGGCCACCCACGGCGCGCCGAGCGACGTCAACGCCCACCCGCACCTCTCGGGGGACGAGCGCATCGCGGTCGTGCACAACGGCATCATCGAGAACGCCGACGAGCTGCGCGTCAAGCTGGAGGCCGACGGCGCGGTCTTCGTGTCCGAGACCGACACCGAGGTGCTGTCCCACCTGATCGCCCGCACGGTCAAGGAGGCCGACTCCCTCGTGGAGGCGGTCCGGGTGGCGCTCAAGCGGGTCGTCGGCACCTACGGCGTCGCGGTGCTCGACGCCGAGCGTCCCGGCGAGGTGGTCGTCGCCCGCAACGGCAGCCCGATCGTGCTGGGCATCGGCGAGAAGGAGATGTTCGCCGCCTCCGACGTGGCCGCCCTGGTCCGCTACACCCGTCAGGTGGTCCACCTGGAGGACGGCGAGATCGCGGTGCTGAAGGCCGACGGGTTCAACACCTTCGCCAGCGACGCCCGGGAGACGGCCAAGGAGCCGCTGACCGTCGACTGGGAGGCCGGTCACTACGACACCGGCGGCTACGAGCACTACCTGCTCAAGGAGATCTCCGAGCAGCCCGAGACGCTGGCCAGGACGCTCCGCGGGCGCCTGGACGACCGCTTCCACATCGCCCACCTCGGCGGGCTCAACATGGACGCGCGGGAGACCCGCTCGTTCCGCCGGGTGAAGATCATCGGCTGCGGCTCCGCGTACTACTCGGGGCAGATCGGCGCCCAGCTCATCGAAGAGCTGGCGCGCATCCCGGCCGACGCGGAGCCGGCCAGCGAGTTCCGCTACCGCGGCCCGGTCGTGGAGGCCGACACCCTCTACGTGGCCATCAGCCAGTCGGGGGAGACCTACGACACCCTCGCCGCGGTCCAGGAGCTCAAGCGCAAGGGCGGCCGGGTGCTCGGCATCGTCAACACCGTGGGCAGCGCCATCGCCCGCGAGTGCGACGGCGGCGTCTACCTGCACGCCGGGCCCGAGGTCTCGGTGGCGAGCACGAAGGCGTTCACCTCGACCGCCGTGGCCTTCGCCCTGCTCGCGCTGCACCTGGGCCGGGTGCGCGACCTCTCGCCGGCCGACGGCCGCCGCATCTGCGAGGGCCTGCGCAGGCTGCCCGACCAGATCAAGGAGATCCTCGCGCTGGAGCCGCAGATCAAGGAGCTGGCGGAGAAGTACGCCGAGGTGCCGAGCATGATGTTCGTCGGCCGGGTCCGGGGCTACCCGGTGGCCCGAGAAGGCGCGCAGAAGCTCAAGGAGATCTCCTACGTCCACGCCGAGGCGTACCCGGCCAGCGAGCTCAAGCACGGGCCGCTGGCGCTGATCGGCCCGGGGATGCCCACGGTGGCGATCGTCCCCGACGACGAGCTGCTCGACAAGAACCTCACCACGCTGGGCGAGATCCGTGCCCGGGGCGGGCGGGTGCTCATGGTCGGGCACCGCGCCGCCGACCCCAAGCTGGCCGACGACTGCGTCGTGGTGCCGCGCAACGAGATCGAGCTGGACCCGATCCTGCTGACGATCCCGCTCCAGCTCTTCGCCTACCACGCGGCCGTGGCGCTGGGCCGGGACGTCGACAAGCCCCGCAACCTGGCCAAGAGCGTCACGGTGGAGTAG
- a CDS encoding tripartite tricarboxylate transporter substrate-binding protein — protein MRRRGFLALVTGVVAAAGCGPAGGPAGTAVDRLSVVAPAVRGQGWEAMPRTLAGVLTRCRLARAVEIVDHPAGAGSAVLDRLGSPGGPFTGEGRVLVAGMSLVAGAEIAGTAPLVGATTPLARLVGDWAALVVPDGSRLRSFDDFAAGVRRDPAGLAVGGRLEGGSDHVLYGMIGKCLGADARLLDYAGYLTAADAAEALHLGRVAALLGPARSFRSGIAAGRLRPLVVSSGERVDGIDAPTLMELDVRLEYSDWCGLLGPARMAEADLDAAVALCDRIDAAPDWRARCAANGWSRVYLSGDDFRQWLSTETARTREVLHDLGLLKSSDTTCWGSCVRRH, from the coding sequence ATGCGCCGCAGGGGGTTTCTGGCGCTGGTCACCGGGGTGGTGGCCGCCGCGGGCTGCGGCCCGGCCGGCGGTCCGGCCGGCACGGCGGTCGACCGGCTGTCCGTCGTCGCGCCCGCCGTCCGCGGGCAGGGCTGGGAGGCGATGCCGCGCACCCTGGCCGGGGTCCTGACCCGGTGCCGCCTGGCCAGGGCCGTCGAGATCGTCGACCACCCGGCCGGGGCGGGCTCCGCCGTCCTGGACCGGCTGGGTTCCCCCGGCGGCCCCTTCACGGGCGAGGGCAGGGTGCTCGTCGCCGGGATGTCACTGGTGGCGGGTGCGGAGATCGCCGGCACCGCCCCCCTGGTCGGCGCCACCACCCCGCTCGCCCGCCTCGTGGGCGACTGGGCCGCCCTGGTCGTCCCGGACGGCTCCCGGCTGCGTTCCTTCGACGACTTCGCCGCCGGCGTCCGCCGGGACCCGGCGGGGCTGGCGGTCGGCGGCCGGCTGGAGGGCGGCTCGGACCACGTGCTCTACGGCATGATCGGCAAGTGCCTGGGGGCCGACGCCCGGCTGCTCGACTACGCCGGGTACCTCACCGCGGCGGACGCCGCCGAGGCGCTTCACCTCGGCCGGGTGGCCGCGCTCCTGGGGCCGGCCCGGTCGTTCCGGTCCGGGATCGCCGCCGGCCGGCTGCGTCCCCTGGTGGTCTCCTCGGGGGAGCGCGTCGACGGGATCGACGCGCCGACGCTCATGGAGCTGGACGTCCGGCTGGAGTACAGCGACTGGTGCGGCCTGCTCGGCCCGGCGCGCATGGCGGAGGCGGACCTGGACGCGGCGGTCGCCCTGTGTGACAGGATCGACGCGGCCCCCGACTGGCGGGCCCGGTGCGCGGCCAACGGCTGGAGCCGGGTCTATCTCAGCGGCGACGACTTCCGCCAGTGGTTGTCCACCGAGACGGCGCGCACCCGCGAGGTGCTGCATGACCTCGGACTGTTGAAGTCTTCCGACACAACTTGTTGGGGTAGTTGCGTCCGACGCCACTAG
- a CDS encoding ribonucleoside-diphosphate reductase subunit alpha codes for MTHTVVDAAGETAGTGGQDAAGRDAGTGIRGTRTGGTGGASEADRRLAIDEAAARVITDPENSRVAAGLLAGLIADEAAGHGVLSFSDSVAATHAAGLVADRLAEFVAVNAAALDALVDTGADDRFEYFGLRTVYDRYLLRHPETRRVLERPQHFFLRVACGLSETVSEAAELYRLMATLSYLPSSPTLFNSGARRPQLSSCFLLDSPRDELEAVYERYGQVARLSKYAGGIGISWSRVRSRGSLIRGTNGHSNGIVPWLRTLDASVAAVNQGGRRKGAACVYLETWHADIEEFLELRDNTGEDARRTHNLNLANWIPDEFMRRVEADGTWSLFDPKDVPHLVDLYGAAFDEAYRAAEAEGRFVRRIPARTLYGRMMRTLAQTGNGWMTFKDAANRTSNQTARPGNVIHLSNLCTEILEVTSDAETAVCNLGSVNLAAHLDASGGDLDWTRLRATVRTAVRFLDRTIDLGFYPTSEAEAANRRWRPIGLGVMGLADVLFALRLPFDALEAMALSTRISEEIALAAYATSADLAVERGRHPSYDDTRAAAGVLHPDHYGAGTSAEWTTLRERIAVTGLRNSLMVAIAPTATIASIAGCYECIEPQVSNVFKRETLSGEFLQVNRYLVRDLSARGLWTPQIRDAIKAADGSVQDIPQIPADLRLLYRTAWELPQKALIDLAAARAPYIDQSQSLNLFMATPTIGKLSSMYAYAWKSGLKTTYYLRSRPATRIAQATVASSAASPVRPAAPGGPVPDPEAVACSLENPEYCDACQ; via the coding sequence GTGACGCACACCGTGGTCGACGCCGCAGGGGAGACCGCCGGAACGGGCGGGCAGGACGCCGCCGGGCGGGACGCCGGGACGGGAATCCGGGGCACGCGGACCGGTGGGACCGGTGGGGCGTCGGAGGCCGACCGCAGACTGGCCATCGACGAGGCCGCGGCCCGGGTCATCACCGACCCGGAGAACTCCAGGGTCGCCGCCGGGTTGCTGGCCGGGCTGATCGCCGACGAGGCCGCCGGGCACGGCGTCTTGAGCTTCTCCGACTCCGTCGCCGCCACCCACGCGGCCGGACTGGTCGCCGACCGGCTGGCGGAGTTCGTGGCCGTCAACGCCGCGGCGCTGGACGCGCTGGTCGACACCGGGGCCGACGACCGGTTCGAGTACTTCGGGCTGCGCACGGTCTACGACCGCTACCTGCTGCGCCACCCGGAGACCCGCAGGGTCCTGGAACGCCCGCAGCACTTCTTCCTGCGGGTCGCCTGCGGCCTCTCGGAGACGGTCTCCGAGGCCGCCGAGCTCTACCGGCTCATGGCGACGCTGTCCTACCTGCCCAGCTCGCCCACCCTGTTCAACTCCGGCGCGCGCCGGCCCCAGCTGTCGTCCTGCTTCCTGCTCGACTCCCCGCGCGACGAGCTGGAGGCCGTCTACGAGCGCTACGGTCAGGTCGCCCGCCTGTCGAAGTACGCCGGGGGCATCGGCATCTCCTGGAGCCGGGTCCGCTCCCGGGGGTCGCTGATCCGGGGCACCAACGGCCACTCCAACGGCATCGTGCCGTGGCTGCGCACGCTCGACGCCAGCGTCGCCGCGGTCAACCAGGGCGGCCGCCGCAAGGGTGCGGCCTGCGTCTACCTGGAGACGTGGCACGCCGACATCGAGGAGTTCCTGGAGCTGCGCGACAACACCGGCGAGGACGCGCGCCGCACGCACAACCTGAACCTGGCGAACTGGATCCCGGACGAGTTCATGCGCCGGGTCGAGGCCGACGGCACCTGGTCGCTGTTCGACCCCAAGGACGTCCCGCACCTGGTCGACCTGTACGGCGCCGCCTTCGACGAGGCGTACCGCGCCGCCGAGGCCGAGGGACGGTTCGTCAGGCGGATCCCGGCCCGCACCTTGTACGGCCGGATGATGCGCACCCTCGCCCAGACCGGCAACGGCTGGATGACTTTCAAGGACGCCGCGAACCGGACCTCCAACCAGACCGCGCGTCCCGGGAACGTCATCCACCTGTCGAACCTCTGCACCGAGATCCTGGAGGTCACCAGCGACGCGGAGACCGCCGTCTGCAACCTGGGCTCGGTCAACCTCGCCGCCCACCTGGACGCCTCCGGCGGCGACCTCGACTGGACGCGGCTGCGCGCCACCGTCCGCACCGCGGTGCGCTTCCTGGATCGCACCATCGACCTGGGCTTCTACCCGACCTCCGAGGCCGAGGCGGCCAACCGGCGCTGGCGTCCGATCGGGCTCGGCGTGATGGGCCTGGCCGACGTGCTGTTCGCGCTGCGCCTGCCGTTCGACGCCCTCGAGGCGATGGCGCTGTCCACCCGGATCTCCGAGGAGATCGCGCTCGCCGCGTACGCCACCTCCGCGGACCTGGCCGTCGAGCGGGGCCGCCACCCCTCCTACGACGACACCAGGGCCGCCGCCGGGGTGCTGCACCCCGACCACTACGGGGCGGGGACCTCCGCGGAGTGGACCACGCTGCGCGAGCGGATCGCGGTGACCGGCCTGCGCAACTCGCTGATGGTCGCGATCGCCCCCACGGCCACCATCGCCTCCATCGCGGGCTGCTACGAGTGCATCGAGCCCCAGGTCTCCAACGTCTTCAAGCGCGAGACGCTCTCCGGGGAGTTCCTCCAGGTCAACCGATACCTGGTCCGGGATCTTTCGGCGCGCGGGCTGTGGACCCCGCAGATCCGCGACGCGATCAAGGCCGCCGACGGGTCCGTCCAGGACATCCCGCAGATTCCCGCGGACCTGAGGCTGCTCTACCGGACCGCCTGGGAGCTGCCGCAGAAGGCGCTGATCGACCTGGCCGCCGCGCGCGCACCGTACATCGACCAGTCGCAGTCGCTGAACCTCTTCATGGCCACCCCGACCATCGGCAAGCTCTCCTCGATGTACGCCTACGCCTGGAAGTCGGGCCTGAAGACCACGTACTACCTGCGCTCACGCCCGGCCACCCGGATCGCCCAGGCCACCGTGGCGTCCTCCGCGGCGTCCCCCGTGCGGCCCGCGGCGCCCGGCGGGCCCGTGCCCGACCCGGAGGCCGTCGCCTGCTCGCTGGAGAACCCCGAGTACTGCGACGCCTGCCAGTAG
- a CDS encoding ribonucleotide-diphosphate reductase subunit beta gives MLLDPGMDLTLRPMRYPEFYERFRAAIRNTWTVEEVDLASDLADLAKMTAEERHLINRLVAFFATGDSIVANNLVLNLYQHVNAPEARLYLSRQLFEEAVHVQFYLTLLDTYLPDPDERAKAFAAVEHIPSIRDKAEFCFRWIDSLGGLTRLETREDRRAFLLNLICFAACIEGLFFYGAFAYVYWFRSRGLLSGLATGTNWVFRDESLHMEFAFGVVDTVRAEEPGLFDDELAEQVTRMLEEAVAAELAFAEDLCRDGLLGMSAERMREYLEYVADRRLARLGMPVRYGTANPFAFMELQDVQELANFFERRVSAYQVAVEGNVTFDETF, from the coding sequence ATGCTGCTCGACCCCGGCATGGATCTCACCCTGCGGCCGATGCGCTACCCGGAGTTCTACGAACGCTTCCGGGCCGCGATCCGCAACACCTGGACCGTGGAGGAGGTGGACCTCGCCTCCGACCTGGCGGACCTGGCGAAGATGACGGCCGAGGAACGCCACCTGATCAACCGGCTCGTCGCGTTCTTCGCCACCGGCGACTCGATCGTGGCCAACAACCTGGTCCTCAACCTCTACCAGCACGTCAACGCACCCGAGGCGCGCCTGTATCTCAGCAGGCAGCTCTTCGAGGAGGCCGTGCACGTCCAGTTCTACCTGACCCTGCTCGACACCTACCTGCCCGACCCGGACGAGCGGGCCAAGGCGTTCGCCGCGGTCGAGCACATCCCCTCGATCCGCGACAAGGCGGAGTTCTGCTTCCGGTGGATCGACTCGCTGGGCGGGCTGACCCGGCTGGAGACCCGCGAGGACCGGCGGGCGTTCCTGCTCAACCTGATCTGCTTCGCGGCGTGCATCGAGGGTTTGTTCTTCTACGGTGCCTTCGCCTATGTTTACTGGTTCCGCTCCCGGGGCCTGCTCAGCGGCCTGGCCACGGGGACGAACTGGGTGTTCCGCGACGAGTCCCTGCACATGGAGTTCGCCTTCGGGGTCGTCGACACCGTGCGGGCCGAGGAGCCCGGCCTGTTCGACGACGAGCTCGCCGAGCAGGTCACCCGGATGCTGGAGGAGGCGGTGGCGGCCGAGCTGGCCTTCGCCGAGGACCTGTGCCGCGACGGCCTGCTCGGCATGAGCGCCGAGCGGATGCGCGAGTATCTGGAGTACGTCGCCGACCGGCGGCTGGCCCGGCTCGGGATGCCCGTCCGGTACGGCACGGCCAATCCGTTCGCGTTCATGGAGTTGCAGGACGTGCAGGAGCTGGCGAACTTCTTCGAGAGGAGGGTTTCCGCCTACCAGGTGGCGGTTGAGGGGAATGTCACTTTTGATGAGACTTTCTGA
- a CDS encoding mechanosensitive ion channel family protein translates to MFAAVVAVEAVRRILQSRLIGEKWVLAGPLVRRCTWPGFAAAAVATAYTVYEPGMADRSVSGTIQRVLSLLMIGCVTWLVIQAAYAVTDVVLERLISVEGERNRKARRIRTQITLVRRVASAVIIVVALGAMLFTFPQVRALGAGLLASAGIAGVVVGIAAQATLGNMLAGLQLAFSDALRLDDVVVVKGEWGRIEELSLTYVVLRLWDERRLILPVSHFTANPFENWTRHSSRVIGHVYFRVDWSVPVEELRAELYQALRAHPLWDQKDWTLQVTDTLPSGLLELRALMSAADSASAWDLKCDIREHMVTFIREKYPESLPRFRVDAEPSSPAVPGLFAGPDGVPGPGHRDGTPDLS, encoded by the coding sequence GTGTTCGCAGCAGTGGTGGCCGTCGAGGCGGTGCGCCGGATTCTCCAGTCGCGGCTGATCGGGGAGAAATGGGTTCTCGCCGGTCCGCTGGTCCGCCGTTGCACCTGGCCGGGGTTCGCCGCGGCCGCGGTGGCCACGGCCTACACGGTCTACGAACCGGGCATGGCCGACAGGTCCGTCAGCGGGACGATCCAGCGGGTCCTCAGCCTGCTGATGATCGGGTGCGTCACCTGGCTGGTCATCCAGGCGGCCTACGCGGTCACCGACGTCGTCCTGGAACGGCTGATCAGCGTCGAGGGGGAGCGCAACCGCAAGGCCCGGCGGATCCGCACCCAGATCACCCTGGTCCGCCGGGTCGCCTCGGCGGTCATCATCGTGGTGGCACTGGGCGCGATGCTCTTCACCTTCCCCCAGGTGCGGGCGCTCGGCGCCGGGCTGCTGGCCTCGGCCGGGATCGCCGGCGTCGTGGTCGGCATCGCCGCCCAGGCGACCCTGGGCAACATGCTCGCCGGCCTGCAGCTCGCCTTCAGTGACGCGCTCCGCCTGGACGACGTCGTCGTGGTGAAGGGCGAGTGGGGCCGCATCGAGGAGCTGAGCCTGACCTACGTGGTGCTGCGGCTGTGGGACGAGCGCCGGCTGATCCTGCCGGTCTCCCACTTCACGGCCAACCCGTTCGAGAACTGGACCCGGCACAGCAGCCGGGTGATCGGCCACGTCTACTTCCGGGTCGACTGGTCGGTGCCGGTGGAGGAGCTGCGCGCCGAGCTCTATCAGGCCCTGCGCGCGCACCCGCTGTGGGACCAGAAGGACTGGACCCTCCAGGTCACCGACACCCTGCCCAGCGGGTTGCTGGAGCTGCGCGCGCTGATGAGCGCCGCCGACTCCGCCAGCGCCTGGGACCTCAAGTGCGACATCCGCGAGCACATGGTGACGTTCATCCGGGAGAAGTACCCCGAGTCGCTGCCCCGCTTCCGGGTGGACGCCGAGCCGTCGTCCCCGGCCGTGCCCGGTCTGTTCGCCGGGCCGGACGGCGTCCCGGGGCCGGGGCACCGGGACGGCACGCCGGACCTCTCCTGA
- a CDS encoding DUF5685 family protein: MFGIIRPCSSHSCPTLQRAWRAHLCGLCLTLRDRQGHGARLATNYDGLILSVLTEAQSPAGSPHRTAGPCALRGFRSADVVDARAEGARLAATVSLVLAAGRLRDHVADGDAARGTGPARERLAARWEAAGARMGAGIGFDTAVLTSTVERQLDLEGRPGATLLELTGPTEEAVAAAFAHTAALAGAPGNAAVLAEAGRFFGRIAHLLDAVEDLEDDAARGAFNPLTATGTPPREARRLCEDAAHGLELALRELELADRHLVDVLLGAEVRRAVQRTFGMSYERPGVFRKTAAGVGTLLTCGLWRPRWSRKRNSSCKNRCLLDDCCECCNCCDCDCGS, translated from the coding sequence ATGTTCGGCATAATTCGCCCCTGTAGCTCCCACTCCTGCCCGACCCTGCAACGCGCCTGGCGAGCGCACCTGTGCGGGCTGTGCCTGACCCTCCGCGACAGGCAGGGGCACGGGGCACGGCTGGCCACCAACTACGACGGGCTGATCCTCTCGGTGCTGACCGAGGCGCAGAGCCCGGCGGGCTCCCCGCACCGGACCGCCGGCCCCTGCGCGCTGCGCGGGTTCCGGTCGGCGGACGTGGTGGACGCCCGGGCGGAGGGGGCACGGCTGGCCGCCACGGTGTCGCTGGTCCTCGCGGCGGGCAGGCTGCGCGACCATGTGGCCGACGGCGACGCCGCCCGCGGCACCGGCCCGGCCCGCGAGAGGCTGGCGGCCCGCTGGGAAGCGGCGGGGGCCAGGATGGGTGCCGGGATCGGGTTCGACACCGCCGTACTGACCTCGACGGTCGAGCGCCAGCTCGACCTGGAGGGCCGCCCCGGGGCGACCCTGCTGGAGCTGACCGGCCCCACCGAGGAGGCCGTCGCCGCCGCGTTCGCGCACACCGCGGCCCTCGCGGGTGCCCCCGGCAACGCAGCGGTCCTGGCGGAGGCGGGCCGGTTCTTCGGCCGGATCGCCCATCTGCTGGACGCGGTGGAGGACCTGGAGGACGACGCCGCCCGCGGGGCGTTCAACCCGCTCACCGCGACCGGCACCCCGCCCCGGGAGGCGCGGCGGCTCTGCGAGGACGCCGCGCACGGCCTGGAGCTGGCGCTGCGCGAGCTGGAGCTCGCCGACCGGCACCTGGTGGACGTGCTGCTCGGCGCCGAGGTGCGCCGGGCCGTACAGCGGACGTTCGGCATGTCGTACGAGCGGCCGGGGGTGTTCCGCAAGACCGCCGCCGGGGTCGGGACCCTGCTCACCTGCGGTCTGTGGCGGCCCCGATGGAGCCGCAAGCGGAACAGCTCGTGCAAGAACCGCTGCCTCCTGGACGACTGCTGCGAGTGCTGCAACTGCTGCGACTGCGACTGCGGCTCCTGA
- the glgC gene encoding glucose-1-phosphate adenylyltransferase, with translation MRVLAIVLAGGEGKRLMPLTADRAKPAVPFGGIYRLIDFVLSNLANGHYLQIVVLTQYKNHSLDRHISRTWRLSAMLGNYVTPVPAQQRLGPHWFSGSADALFQNLNLIYDEMPDHVIVFGADHIYRMDPRQMVQQHVESGADVTVAAIRQPLSLADQFGVIETDPAGRRIVAFREKPKDAVGLADAPDQVYASMGNYVFKTQAMIDALREDALDPTSKHDLGGNIIPMMVKSGSAEVYDFADNVVPGSTERDRGYWRDVGTLDAYYEAHMDLISAHPVFNLYNSQWPIYTGHDPLPPAKFVHNDGDRVGRAIDSLVSAGAIVSGGLALRSILSPGVVLHSHSQVEDSVLMGNVKIGRGAVVRRAIIDKNVIIPDGARIGFDPEYDRSRFAVTNSGVVVIGKNEIVER, from the coding sequence ATGAGAGTCCTCGCGATTGTGCTTGCCGGCGGTGAAGGGAAGAGGCTCATGCCTCTGACGGCTGATCGAGCCAAGCCGGCGGTGCCGTTCGGGGGGATATACCGGCTTATCGACTTCGTGCTGTCGAACCTGGCCAACGGTCACTACCTGCAGATCGTCGTGCTGACGCAGTACAAGAACCACAGTCTCGACCGGCACATCTCCCGGACATGGCGCCTGTCGGCGATGCTCGGCAACTACGTGACGCCGGTGCCCGCCCAGCAGCGCCTCGGGCCCCACTGGTTCTCCGGCTCGGCCGACGCGCTGTTCCAGAACCTGAACCTGATCTACGACGAGATGCCGGACCACGTGATCGTGTTCGGCGCCGACCACATCTACCGGATGGACCCCCGGCAGATGGTGCAGCAGCACGTCGAGTCGGGTGCCGACGTCACCGTGGCGGCGATCCGGCAGCCGCTCTCCCTGGCCGACCAGTTCGGGGTGATCGAGACCGACCCCGCGGGGCGGCGCATCGTCGCCTTCCGGGAGAAGCCCAAGGACGCGGTCGGCCTGGCCGACGCGCCTGACCAGGTCTACGCGTCGATGGGCAACTACGTCTTCAAGACCCAGGCCATGATCGACGCGCTGCGGGAGGACGCGCTCGACCCGACGAGCAAGCACGACCTCGGCGGCAACATCATTCCGATGATGGTCAAGTCGGGCAGCGCGGAGGTCTACGACTTCGCCGACAACGTCGTGCCCGGTTCCACCGAGCGCGACCGGGGCTACTGGCGCGACGTGGGAACGCTCGACGCCTACTACGAGGCCCACATGGATCTCATCTCGGCGCATCCGGTCTTCAACCTGTACAACAGCCAGTGGCCCATCTACACCGGTCACGACCCGCTGCCCCCGGCCAAGTTCGTGCACAACGACGGCGACCGGGTGGGCCGGGCGATCGACTCCCTGGTCTCCGCGGGCGCGATCGTCTCGGGTGGCCTGGCGCTGCGATCCATCCTCTCCCCGGGCGTGGTGCTGCACTCCCACTCCCAGGTGGAGGACTCGGTGCTGATGGGCAATGTGAAGATCGGCCGGGGTGCCGTCGTCCGCCGGGCCATCATCGACAAGAACGTGATCATCCCGGACGGCGCCCGGATCGGCTTCGACCCCGAGTACGACCGCAGCCGCTTCGCGGTGACCAACAGCGGCGTCGTCGTCATCGGCAAGAACGAGATCGTGGAACGCTGA